The Virgibacillus phasianinus genome includes a window with the following:
- a CDS encoding phosphatidylglycerophosphatase A family protein: MEKDTRQSQLELKAREWLTERGVTLDDIAELVYYLQAKYHDDLSMEDCRHNVDRVLTKREVQNAILTGIQLDKLAEQKQLDFPLQQTIETDESLYGVDEIIALSIVNVYGSIGFTNYGYIDKQKPGILEHLNDKSTGECHTFLDDIVGAIAAAASSRLAHGVRDAEKLDD; this comes from the coding sequence ATGGAAAAAGATACACGTCAAAGTCAATTAGAATTAAAGGCACGTGAATGGTTAACAGAGCGTGGTGTCACATTAGATGACATTGCGGAATTAGTTTATTATTTGCAGGCAAAATACCATGATGATCTCAGTATGGAAGACTGCCGCCACAATGTGGACCGCGTTTTAACAAAAAGAGAGGTTCAAAATGCCATTTTAACCGGTATACAGTTAGATAAATTAGCTGAACAAAAGCAGTTAGATTTCCCGCTTCAGCAAACAATTGAAACAGATGAAAGCTTGTATGGTGTGGATGAGATTATTGCGCTCTCCATTGTCAACGTATATGGATCGATCGGATTTACAAACTATGGCTATATCGATAAACAAAAACCAGGAATTCTTGAGCATTTAAATGACAAATCAACAGGAGAATGCCATACATTTCTTGATGACATTGTAGGCGCAATTGCCGCTGCTGCATCAAGCAGACTTGCTCATGGCGTGAGAGATGCTGAGAAATTGGATGATTAA